A DNA window from Daucus carota subsp. sativus chromosome 3, DH1 v3.0, whole genome shotgun sequence contains the following coding sequences:
- the LOC135151378 gene encoding uncharacterized protein LOC135151378 yields MSNHGETTPGGNQPPDPRSGIGDNPPVDNTPVGNASQDRAIIITDGESGVMRRPISGSPPVFISNEELLKELHYLRNEAREQQALRERVAQLESLVPGTHRSGKQPFEEESQSGHRDDRRPVIVPRNLFASGGQTTAGGESARDGGRPPQDRRSTAHLEEASRDVNALAERYRGRVSRADLLALIKDLESRPEYASTGSRTAGTGREGHRKEIPHGSDSRSYDRSQEQEPRGLGGRSERDPIVLEGRQSQGGTREHATSPGNGKTHHQANLDQTIADPHIQASSQANAHANPHIQASSQANAPPSAQTHANQSNLLATANDLMATGTLPSMTLSQPNVQTIPGIGAIDVNSLRKLLAHFDGSQTSLSSQALSPFSAEVIEAPLPANYRNTTSDLKFHGNSDAVEFLGRFNVEMGVYQIPDPVRCRLLAATFRDSAYQWFRKLEPASITTWTSMQTMFLTQFQATVKYAPPVTTLANIKQKEGETLHAYFKRFNAESSNVRGATDETLKSFLVAGLRVGTDFWKHLQGNDPKCLADLYARAEAYKNVEQSLAESRKNERSPGKARQKRRDRSPSPKQRGRRRSPNRVNTMYRRNYTPPRDHEEREDRWTPLAAPIDHIFEVNRDKGLFRRPAPLNSWQAKNKDKYCEYHESTGHDTHECRQLKEEIELLIKEGQLNEWIVREARSRRDIRAKDRRGIGYTGNQERGKQEDIQFVKEGSIRVIFGGPHLAGEGTRAMERYAKEAKEEDARWVHHPHNDALVIALRIGPMNVHRVLVDNGSSVNILYYGTYQKLGLPDKDMKVEDVYIYGFGGEAVKVKGTIRLPVTLGEGTCSATQVMDFMIVDHDSSHNAIIGRPLLKEMRVVTSIHHLSMKFPTPGGIGVVRGCQYDSRECYLQSFKGFKKSGALKEPLVANTGGEVNMTYFVQFPEEGDNLEQSKGKEPMEVDSDAELKPCSIWEKGETSGTKDESDLDPRLPLESTKTGPAEDTVEIQVGEAKEAKILKIGSKLKGELKASLIRFLRSNLDVFAWCHADMVGIDPEVMSHHLNIDPTKKGMRQKRRHVSGERAQALKEEVDRLLGAKLIKESFYPTWLANPVLVKKPNGKWRTCVDFTDLNKACPKDSFPLPRIDQLVDATAGHALLSFMDAYSGYNQIPMHEPDQEHTSFITDRGLYCYIGMPFGLINAGATYQRLVNMMFKDQIGKTVEVYVDDMLVKSKEAQDHIRHLSEMFDILRKYRMKLNPQKCVFRVESGKFLGFMVNHRGIEANPAKIKALLDMKSPQNVRQVQSLTGRIAALNRFVSKSSDRCKEFFKAIKKAGKTFVWTDECEEAFQKIKEQLGKPPLLAKPVEGETLILYLAVSRYSVSAVLVKEEKDVQCPVYYVSKRLLDAETRYTSMEKLVYSLILAARKLCPYFQAHKIEVRTSYPLRQIMHKPEATGRLMKWAVELGQFDLEYKPRATVKGQALADFLLEFEDDNQEWAIVPYSPNIEPIDGLLIEDDAWWNLHVDGAVNSDGAGVGIVLVSPGGCRLLSAIHLGFPATNNDAEYEALINGLALAVEMKARNLIVYSDSMLVVHQVNGGFLARGWRTNLYMTHTQELMKKFREVHLEKVPREKNEGADALAKASSRRDTKLLGTIQFCVQEKPSVSEAQKVTRFRGDLMEVEKEVVDTWMTPILKFIQEGQLPESIKEARSLRYKAARFVIYDGVLYKRGFNQPLLKCIAGEECNYILREVHEGICGNHSGGSSLALKILRQGYYWPTMRSEASKFVQACDKCQRFATYSSRPAASMTPLLSPWPFALWGIDLIGELPKAKGGVRELKKLCDDLNIRRNFAAVYHPQSNGQTEAINKIIKHTLKAKLEEKKGDWPEELPMVLWSYNTTPRTTTGESPFMLTYGCEAMVPVEVGAGSFRRDHFQEEDNVVNQRLHLDMLEEVRRESQVRLAAYQQRTARFYNNRVKPRPFKVGDLVLRKMMPGMKVPGHGVFGANWEGPYRIRAEIFGGAYYLEDMQGEPISKAWNAEHLKKYYQ; encoded by the exons ATGTCGAATCACGGCGAGACAACGCCCGGCGGGAACCAACCCCCCGATCCTAGATCGGGGATAGGCGATAACCCTCCCGTCGACAACACGCCGGTCGGGAACGCCTCCCAGGACAGAGCAATCATCATAACAGACGGAGAGTCGGGCGTTATGAGACGCCCCATCTCCGGCTCGCCGCCGGTATTCATAAGCAACGAGGAGTTACTCAAGGAGTTGCACTACTTGAGAAACGAAGCGAGAGAACAGCAAGCTCTCAGAGAGCGAGTTGCCCAACTGGAGTCCCTTGTTCCCGGAACACATCGTTCCGGGAAGCAGCCCTTTGAGGAGGAAAGTCAGTCAGGCCATCGCGATGATAGAAGGCCTGTGATTGTTCCACGAAACTTATTCGCGTCAGGCGGCCAGACTACTGCCGGAGGAGAGAGCGCCAGGGACGGAGGAAGACCCCCGCAAGATAGACGATCAACCGCACATCTGGAGGAAGCCAGTCGAGATGTTAACGCTCTGGCGGAAAGATACAGAGGAAGAGTCAGTAGGGCGGATCTTTTGGCCCTGATCAAAGATCTTGAAAGCAGACCTGAATATGCGAGTACCGGATCAAGAACGGCAGGCACGGGACGAGAAGGACATAGGAAGGAGATTCCGCATGGATCAGACTCAAGAAGCTATGACCGATCGCAAGAACAAGAACCCCGTGGTTTAGGAGGAAGATCGGAGCGAGACCCGATTGTGCTTGAAGGACGGCAGAGTCAGGGAGGAACGCGCGAGCATGCGACGTCTCCGGGCAACGGAAAGACTCATCATCAG GCAAATCTTGATCAGACCATTGCCGATCCGCACATTCAAGCCTCGTCTCAGGCCAATGCTCATGCCAATCCGCATATTCAAGCCTCATCTCAGGCCAATGCGCCCCCATCTGCTCAGACTCACGCTAATCAATCCAATCTTCTCGCCACGGCAAATGACCTCATGGCTACCGGAACACTACCATCAATGACTCTGTCACAGCCAAACGTTCAGACCATTCCAGGCATCGGAGCCATTGATGTCAACAGCCTGAGGAAGCTTCTGGCACATTTCGACGGAAGCCAAACGTCTCTTTCAAGCCAAGCCCTATCACCATTCTCTGCTGAAGTGATAGAGGCTCCGCTGCCAGCCAATTACAGAAACACCACCTCCGATTTAAAGTTTCATGGCAACTCAGATGCTGTAGAGTTTCTTGGAAGATTCAATGTTGAGATGGGTGTCTACCAGATACCGGATCCTGTCAGGTGTAGACTTCTTGCGGCCACATTCAGAGATAGTGCCTACCAATGGTTCCGGAAATTGGAACCAGCATCCATCACTACTTGGACAAGCATGCAGACTATGTTCTTGACTCAGTTCCAGGCAACCGTCAAGTATGCTCCACCGGTCACCACTCTggcaaatatcaaacaaaaggaaGGAGAGACTCTTCATGCCTACTTCAAACGCTTCAATGCAGAGTCATCCAATGTTCGGGGGGCAACTGATGAGACACTGAAAAGCTTCTTGGTGGCTGGGCTTCGAGTAGGAACTGATTTTTGGAAGCACTTGCAAGGCAATGATCCCAAGTGTCTGGCAGATTTATATGCAAGGGCTGAGGCATACAAAAATGTTGAACAGTCACTGGCTGAGAGTCGAAAGAATGAGAGAAGCCCTGGTAAGGCTCGACAAAAGAGAAGGGACCGGTCCCCAAGTCCTAAACAAAGGGGGAGGCGACGAAGTCCCAACCGGGTCAACACCATGTATAGAAGGAACTACACACCTCCTCGAGATCATGAAGAAAGGGAAGATCGCTGGACACCGCTTGCCGCGCCAATTGATCACATCTTCGAAGTTAATCGTGACAAGGGACTCTTCCGCAGGCCAGCTCCACTAAATTCTTGGCAAGCCAAGAATAAGGACAAGTACTGTGAGTACCATGAATCAACCGGGCATGATACCCATGAATGTAGACAACTGAAAGAGGAGATCGAGTTGCTAATCAAAGAAGGCCAGCTTAATGAATGGATAGTACGAGAAGCCCGGTCCCGACGAGATATTCGAGCCAAGGACAGAAGGGGGATTGGCTATACTGGCAATCAAGAAAGGGGAAAGCAAGAGGACATCCAGTTCGTTAAGGAGGGAAGCATTCGTGTCATCTTTGGAGGGCCACATTTGGCCGGTGAAGGGACCAGGGCTATGGAGAGATATGCAAAGGAAGCAAAAGAAGAAGATGCCAGATGGGTTCACCACCCGCACAATGATGCCCTGGTGATCGCCCTTCGTATTGGTCCAATGAATGTTCATCGTGTGCTCGTtgataacggaagctctgtcaacatTCTTTATTATGGCACCTACCAGAAGCTTGGCCTCCCTGATAAGGATATGAAAGTTGAGGATGTCTATATTTATGGGTTTGGTGGAGAGGCTGTAAAGGTAAAAGGAACAATCCGGCTCCCGGTAACTCTAGGAGAAGGAACATGCTCAGCCACTCAGGTTATGGATTTTATGATTGTGGATCACGACTCATCACACAATGCCATTATTGGGCGACCGTTACTGAAAGAAATGAGAGTGGTCACATCAATACATCATTTGTCTATGAAATTCCCAACACCTGGAGGGATTGGAGTTGTGAGGGGGTGCCAATATGACTCCAGAGAGTGTTACCTGCAATCTTTTAAAGGTTTCAAGAAGAGTGGAGCACTGAAAGAACCCCTTGTTGCCAACACTGGTGGGGAGGTCAATATGACTTACTTCGTCCAATTTCCTGAGGAAGGAGATAATCTCGAACAATCAAAAGGGAAAGAACCAATGGAAGTAGATTCAGATGCAGAGCTTAAGCCCTGCTCTATATGGGAAAAAGGGGAGACGTCTGGAACAAAAGACGAGTCTGACCTAGACCCAAGGCTGCCCCTAGAGTCAACCAAGACCGGTCCAGCTGAGGATACTGTTGAAATCCAGGTTGGGGAAGCCAAAGAGGCCAAAATATTAAAGATAGGGTCTAAGTTGAAAGGGGAGTTGAAGGCAAGCCTTATCCGTTTCTTGAGAAGCAACTTGGATGTTTTTGCTTGGTGTCATGCCGATATGGTAGGAATCGACCCAGAAGTAATGAGCCACCATTTAAATATCGACCCTACCAAGAAAGGGATGAGACAGAAGAGAAGGCATGTTAGTGGAGAAAGGGCCCAAGCACTAAAGGAAGAGGTTGACCGGTTGTTGGGTGCTAAGCTGATCAAGGAGTCGTTCTATCCTACATGGCTTGCTAACCCGGTCCTTGTCAAGAAGCCTAATGGGAAGTGGAGAACCTGTGTTGACTTCACAGATCTGAACAAAGCATGCCCAAAGGATAGTTTCCCACTCCCAAGGATAGACCAGTTGGTGGATGCCACAGCTGGACATGCCTTGCTGAGTTTCATGGATGCCTATTCAGGatacaatcagatccccatgcATGAGCCAGATCAAGAACATACCTCATTTATAACAGACAGGGGGTTGTATTGCTATATAGGAATGCCATTCGGGCTAATCAATGCTGGCGCAACTTACCAACGCCTTGTGAACATGATGTTTAAAGACCAGATTGGTAAGACTGTGGAggtttatgtagatgacatgcTGGTTAAGTCCAAGGAGGCGCAAGATCACATTCGGCACTTGTCTGAAATGTTTGACATACTTAGGAAGTATCgaatgaagttgaatccccagaAGTGTGTATTTAGAGTTGAGTCTGGTAAATTCTTGGGGTTCATGGTAAATCATCGAGGAATTGAAGCTAATCCTGCAAAAATCAAGGCATTACTTGATATGAAGTCTCCTCAGAATGTGAGGCAGGTTCAGAGCCTTACGGGAAGGATAGCAGCATTAAATAGATTTGTGTCTAAGTCCTCAGACAGATGCAAGGAGTTCTTTAAGGCTATCAAGAAGGCTGGGAAAACGTTTGTATGGACGGATGAATGTGAAGAGGCCTTCCAAAAGATAAAGGAACAATTGGGAAAGCCACCTCTCTTGGCCAAACCCGTAGAAGGGGAAACATTGATCTTATACCTGGCTGTTTCAAGATATTCGGTCAGCGCCGTTCTTGTAAAAGAGGAGAAGGATGTTCAGTGCCCGGTATATTATGTTAGCAAAAGGCTATTGGATGCTGAGACAAGATACACTAGCATGGAAAAGTTGGTATACTCTTTGATCTTAGCAGCAAGGAAACTTTGTCCATACTTTCAGGCACATAAGATTGAAGTAAGAACTTCATACCCTCTCCGTCAAATTATGCATAAGCCAGAAGCAACGGGAAGATTGATGAAATGGGCAGTAGAGCTAGGACAGTTTGATTTGGAGTATAAGCCTAGGGCTACTGTCAAGGGTCAAGCTCTGGCTGATTTCTTGCTAGAATTTGAAGATGATAACCAAGAATGGGCAATAGTGCCATATAGTCCCAACATTGAGCCTATCGACGGACTTTTGATAGAGGATGATGCATGGTGGAATTTGCATGTTGATGGAGCTGTCAACTCGGATGGAGCTGGTGTAGGGATAGTTTTGGTTAGTCCCGGGGGGTGTCGATTGTTAAGTGCCATCCACCTAGGGTTCCCTGCAACCAATAATGATGCAGAATATGAAGCTTTGATCAATGGTCTAGCCCTAGCAGTAGAAATGAAGGCTAGGAACCTTATTGTGTACAGTGATTCGATGTTGGTAGTCCACCAGGTAAATGGGGGGTTCTTGGCTCGGGGTTGGAGAACGAACTTATACATGACCCATACGCAAGAACTGATGAAGAAGTTCAGAGAGGTACATTTGGAAAAAGTTCCTCGCGAGAAAAATGAAGGTGCTGATGCCTTGGCCAAGGCCAGTTCTAGAAGGGACACCAAGTTATTAGGAACTATCCAATTCTGTGTTCAAGAGAAGCCCAGTGTGTCAGAAGCACAGAAGGTCACCCGGTTCAGAGGAGATCTGATGGAAGTAGAGAAGGAAGTCGTGGATACTTGGATGACTCCTATACTTAAGTTCATCCAGGAGGGTCAACTCCCAGAAAGTATAAAGGAAGCCAGAAGTCTCAGATACAAAGCAGcgagatttgtaatatatgatgGTGTCTTGTACAAAAGAGGGTTCAATCAGCCGTTGCTGAAGTGCATTGCAGGGGAAGAGTGCAATTATATCTTAAGGGAAGTACATGAAGGAATATGCggcaatcactcggggggtagttcaCTTGCACTGAAGATCCTTAGGCAAGGATACTATTGGCCAACTATGAGGAGTGAAGCAAGCAAGTTCGTGCAAGCTTGTGACAAGTGCCAGCGATTTGCCACATATTCGTCTCGTCCTGCAGCAAGTATGACTCCGTTACTCAGCCCATGGCCATTCGCTTTGTGGGGGATAGATCTCATTGGAGAGCTTCCAAAAGCCAAAGGAGGAGTCAG AGAATTGAAGAAGTTATGTGATGACTTGAATATAAGGAGGAACTTTGCAGCTGTGTATCATCCACAGAGCAATGGACAGACTGAAGCAATCAACAAGATTATCAAACACACGCTGAAGGCCAAGTTGGAAGAGAAGAAAGGTGATTGGCCGGAGGAGCTTCCAATGGTACTATGGTCATACAACACTACGCCAAGGACAACCACTGGGGAGTCGCCGTTCATGTTGACCTATGGTTGTGAAGCAATGGTTCCGGTAGAGGTCGGAGCAGGTTCCTTCAGGAGAGACCACTTCCAGGAAGAGGACAATGTTGTTAACCAGAGGCTACATCTAGATATGTTGGAGGAAGTCAGAAGGGAGTCGCAAGTTAGGTTGGCAGCATACCAACAAAGGACAGCCAGATTCTACAACAATCGAGTCAAGCCTAGACCATTCAAAGTAGGAGACTTAGTGTTGCGCAAGATGATGCCAGGGATGAAGGTGCCAGGTCACGGAGTGTTCGGGGCAAATTGGGAAGGACCCTACCGCATTCGGGCTGAGATCTTTGGAGGAGCATACTACTTGGAAGACATGCAGGGTGAGCCCATCTCCAAGGCATGGAATGCTGAGCATTTGAAGAAGTATTATC